The following proteins are encoded in a genomic region of Pseudodesulfovibrio mercurii:
- a CDS encoding heme lyase CcmF/NrfE family subunit yields MHLTGYVGLLFSLLAFLFLAGFAGFAAWNRKGEALVVVERGQFIAACGVIFSTLVLLAALTTRDYSFRYVYNNVDNALSFIYTLTALWGGREGSLLCWELIIAVSGMIFAATPGYRSLTADTKLFFWLFFLAVQGFFLLLLTGWSNPFIEIVPAPGDGRGLNPLLRNPGMIFHPPLLFMGFALYTIPACAALASSIAGERKSWIKVVRNWNVLAWIFLTAGIILGGWWSYMELGWGGYWAWDPVENASLIPWFAGTAVLHTTIIESRRNALQRTNVFLMSLTLVLCIFSTYLTRSGVIDSLHTFGESGVAQPLFWSMMIILAVTLMIVFLSERQVHRSLSDFFSRQGMLVITAWFLLALGLVVTLGTMWPVISRLWTASPMGLDAHFYNRVCLPFMAFLVLIFCFCPWLGWKGGVRNVKGLSAVAAVLVVAFAGFYLSGMTNILAALTAAASVAALVGVGLLFALYPALRAVRQSWGAYGVHVGLVLLALGVAFSGPYKTEREVVLAQGESVAIGEFTVTYTGLQEDRNVGDILARATATLAVTKDGRDKGVLRPDKRIYKNFSNQQYAEVATVPSFGDELYATLLGLTEDNKASFKISVNPLVNWIWIGGTIMCLLAFLLLRRTPRPGEVR; encoded by the coding sequence CCTTCCTCTTTCTCGCCGGATTCGCCGGGTTCGCCGCCTGGAACAGGAAGGGCGAGGCCCTGGTGGTCGTCGAGCGGGGCCAGTTCATCGCCGCCTGCGGCGTCATCTTCTCCACCCTGGTCCTGCTGGCGGCCCTGACCACGCGGGACTACTCCTTCCGCTACGTCTACAACAACGTGGACAACGCCCTGTCCTTCATCTACACCCTGACCGCCCTGTGGGGCGGCCGCGAGGGGTCGCTGCTGTGCTGGGAGCTGATCATCGCCGTGTCCGGCATGATCTTCGCGGCCACGCCCGGCTACAGGTCCCTGACCGCCGACACCAAGCTCTTCTTCTGGCTCTTTTTCCTGGCCGTGCAGGGCTTCTTCCTGCTCCTGCTGACCGGCTGGTCCAACCCGTTCATCGAGATCGTCCCGGCCCCGGGCGACGGACGCGGCCTGAACCCGCTGCTGCGCAACCCCGGCATGATCTTCCATCCGCCGCTGCTGTTCATGGGCTTCGCCCTGTACACCATCCCGGCCTGCGCGGCCCTGGCGTCGTCCATCGCGGGCGAGCGGAAGTCCTGGATCAAGGTGGTCCGCAACTGGAACGTCCTGGCCTGGATCTTTCTGACCGCGGGCATCATTCTGGGCGGCTGGTGGTCCTACATGGAGCTCGGCTGGGGCGGCTACTGGGCCTGGGACCCGGTGGAGAACGCCTCGCTGATCCCCTGGTTCGCGGGCACCGCCGTGCTGCACACGACCATCATCGAGTCCCGGCGCAACGCCCTGCAACGGACCAACGTCTTCCTCATGTCCCTGACCCTGGTCCTGTGCATCTTCTCCACCTACCTGACCCGGTCCGGGGTCATCGACTCCCTGCACACCTTCGGCGAGTCCGGCGTGGCCCAGCCCCTGTTCTGGTCCATGATGATCATCCTGGCCGTGACCCTGATGATCGTCTTCCTGTCCGAGCGGCAGGTGCATCGCTCCCTGTCCGACTTCTTCAGCCGCCAGGGCATGCTGGTCATTACCGCCTGGTTCCTCCTGGCGCTCGGCCTGGTGGTCACCCTGGGGACCATGTGGCCGGTCATCAGCCGCCTGTGGACCGCGTCCCCCATGGGGCTGGACGCCCATTTCTACAACCGGGTCTGCCTGCCGTTCATGGCCTTCCTGGTGCTCATCTTCTGCTTCTGCCCCTGGCTGGGCTGGAAGGGCGGGGTGCGCAACGTGAAGGGGCTGAGCGCGGTGGCCGCGGTCCTGGTGGTCGCCTTCGCCGGGTTCTACCTGTCGGGCATGACCAACATCCTGGCCGCCCTGACCGCCGCCGCCTCGGTGGCCGCCCTGGTCGGCGTGGGGCTGCTCTTCGCCCTGTACCCGGCCCTGCGCGCCGTGCGCCAGTCCTGGGGGGCCTACGGCGTCCACGTGGGGCTGGTGCTGCTGGCCCTGGGCGTGGCCTTTTCCGGGCCGTACAAGACCGAGCGCGAGGTCGTCCTGGCCCAGGGCGAATCCGTGGCCATCGGCGAGTTCACCGTGACCTACACCGGCCTCCAGGAGGATCGCAACGTGGGCGACATCCTGGCCCGTGCCACGGCCACCCTGGCCGTGACCAAGGACGGCCGGGACAAGGGCGTGCTCCGGCCCGACAAGCGTATCTACAAGAATTTCAGCAACCAGCAGTACGCCGAGGTGGCCACCGTGCCGAGTTTCGGCGACGAGCTCTACGCCACGCTGCTCGGCCTGACCGAGGACAACAAGGCGAGCTTCAAGATCAGCGTCAACCCGCTGGTCAACTGGATCTGGATCGGCGGCACGATCATGTGCCTGCTCGCCTTCCTGCTGCTCAGGCGCACGCCCCGGCCCGGAGAGGTCCGCTAG
- a CDS encoding ABC transporter ATP-binding protein has protein sequence MSGAGKPLLTVRRAAKFFGNKLVFKEISCEVRPGEIMLVAGPNGAGKSTLMRIMAGLSKPSAGEVVLDLDPEDVAYLGHATFLYPGLSALENLKFWGAMYGLSPSRDELMALLKRVGLERAAEEKAGSFSRGMAQRLNLARIYQADPRLIFLDEPGTGLDPASLRRLRGEITGLRDQGTAIVWISHHVVEDAALADTVLALGGRRAEYFGPASAYTPEGAC, from the coding sequence ATGTCCGGCGCGGGCAAACCGCTGCTGACCGTGAGGCGGGCGGCCAAGTTCTTCGGCAACAAGCTCGTCTTCAAGGAGATATCCTGCGAGGTCCGGCCGGGCGAGATAATGCTGGTGGCCGGTCCCAACGGCGCGGGCAAGTCCACGCTTATGCGCATCATGGCCGGGTTGAGCAAGCCGTCGGCCGGGGAGGTCGTGCTCGACCTCGACCCCGAGGACGTGGCCTACCTGGGCCACGCCACCTTCCTCTATCCCGGTCTGTCCGCCCTGGAGAATCTGAAGTTCTGGGGGGCCATGTACGGGCTCTCCCCGTCCCGGGACGAGCTCATGGCCCTGCTCAAGCGGGTCGGGCTGGAGCGGGCGGCCGAGGAAAAGGCCGGGTCGTTCTCGCGCGGCATGGCCCAGCGCCTCAACCTGGCGCGCATCTACCAGGCGGACCCGAGGCTCATCTTTCTCGACGAGCCCGGCACCGGGCTGGACCCGGCGTCGCTCAGGCGGCTGCGCGGGGAGATCACCGGGCTGCGCGACCAGGGCACGGCCATCGTCTGGATCAGCCACCACGTGGTCGAGGACGCGGCCCTGGCCGACACGGTCCTTGCCCTGGGCGGCCGCCGGGCGGAGTATTTCGGTCCGGCCTCGGCCTACACTCCGGAGGGCGCATGCTGA
- a CDS encoding heme exporter protein CcmB yields MLKRTLVIAKKDLKLSLSGGQGLVQAVLLGLLLIFLFSLSKPLGGAISPQAAGAIFWLASAFGLVLVFNDLFSIEEMNGARIGILSSPAPVHAVWLGKGLAGFGLLFVSQLVFLPATAAFLGQTVNGPWWLLWVTLFGADAGLVIIGALLGALSQGQAARESLLSVIVFPLLLPVLLSGITLFGLCFSPEHTMGYDKWLGLIFAFDCLFGGAGLFLFPFVYSGEE; encoded by the coding sequence ATGCTGAAACGCACCCTGGTCATCGCCAAAAAGGACCTCAAGCTCTCCCTGTCCGGCGGGCAGGGGCTGGTCCAGGCGGTCCTGCTCGGCCTGCTGCTGATCTTCCTGTTTTCGCTGTCCAAGCCGCTGGGCGGGGCCATCTCGCCCCAGGCCGCGGGGGCCATCTTCTGGCTGGCCTCGGCCTTCGGTCTGGTCCTGGTCTTCAACGACCTGTTTTCCATAGAGGAAATGAACGGCGCGCGGATCGGCATCCTGTCCTCGCCCGCGCCGGTGCACGCGGTCTGGCTGGGCAAGGGACTGGCCGGGTTCGGCCTGCTGTTCGTCTCGCAGTTGGTCTTTCTCCCGGCCACGGCGGCCTTCCTGGGCCAGACGGTCAACGGCCCGTGGTGGCTGCTCTGGGTCACGCTGTTCGGCGCGGACGCCGGACTGGTCATCATCGGCGCGCTCCTCGGGGCGCTCTCCCAGGGGCAGGCGGCCCGCGAGTCGCTGCTGTCGGTCATCGTGTTCCCGCTGCTCCTGCCCGTGCTCCTGTCCGGCATCACCCTGTTCGGCCTGTGTTTCTCGCCCGAGCACACCATGGGCTACGACAAGTGGCTCGGCCTGATCTTCGCCTTTGACTGCCTGTTCGGCGGGGCCGGGCTGTTCCTGTTCCCGTTCGTCTATAGTGGGGAAGAATAG